One genomic region from Nocardia vinacea encodes:
- a CDS encoding type I polyketide synthase: MSDIAIVGIGCRYASGIDSPDTFWEFVVDKRDGVVEIPRDRWDYRRYYDPDPRTPGRSYTKHGAFMTIDPWEFDPDFFGISPREATVLDPQQRLMLEVTWEALDDAGMAGQAAGAPVGVYVGGFVVDQSVIGVVGPALFHTDMHTPASASYTMLSNRISYALNLTGPALTVDTACSSSLVAFHLACQALDNGDCTVALAGGVNVMLQPETFVLMCKGSFLAADGRCKSFDAAADGYGRGEGAGMVVLKKLDDAVRDGDRIYAVVKATGSNQDGRTTAITVPNADSQEALARSVRTRAGLSPDDITYVEAHGTGTLVGDPVELRALGRAFGAPAGRSSILGVGSVKATLGHTEAAAGVASVIKAALAIRHRTIPPQGWLDKANPDIPFDELGLRVQVDAERLAPDAAPMTIAVNGFGYGGTNAHAILQEYRAERVPPKPGHHHGILPISARSTGAARALAGRFADLISAGADPDHLAEAAWTRLAHHHYRTGVLVGETEDLVRDLRQYAAGAGRDAVRTVVSHNNEPVFVFSGMGPQWWGMARELLCAGGIFAESAERIDAEFCAVSGWSIIEELLRAEGESRVTSTEVAQPANFLVQVALVDELAQYGISPAAVVGHSVGEVSAACVSGMLTLPEAVRVAYHRARLQATTAGSGGMLAVGLTPERAREFVGDDPRVDIAAINSGNSLTLSGDVDRLDEIAEKLTEDAAFARRLRVEVPYHSRLMDPILDELRTELADLSPRPPRVPLYSTVTGDLVTNAEWDAEYWCANVRQPVRFFDAITKVIAAGSRVFLEIGPHPVLSGNIREALLDADVPGTTVATLDRKEPDSASIRRTLIGLYGAGVLNQEVLFPADRPAAAHVPLPRYPWQRTRLHSTLPLFEQARLGTPDSYAMLGDPDVEGRSDWLLQVGPELLPWLADHVVNGVRIMPGAAYLDAALSATATRLGVKRVALEQVRFVAPLIMGAPDVPLMALSVEESSGRFLIRSRNATGTAWTVHSFGRTLTGSHAPTKATVPTIDVGIDIEPEMFYSGLAAAGLQYGPAFQRVTSVRVGKDAVVATVDGTIAADSGHLAHPAVVDAAMQTAALLFADERINEGIMVPVGVAAVRLLAPIPDQITVVARRDPRARLRADVDLLDGDENLVLRLTGLQIGALKPGDDPLHRMADFYYADTMQQREPIDPAALGDTGSAATVVVAIGKSSRAEQLAEAIPESRLYLVDPAGPELAAELVTHLLAARTAEVQRLHVCVVVGTVEDDLADLWTLKRIAVAVHEFANPPSSDGAPQTVFGDGSAHVTLVTERAFTLPDSAIAPDSRQAALAGARRVLLNEQTSLRWRLIDVSPDTTIAELLAELAVPGAFSHDNADEVLLRDGKRWVPVVTKPLSERLEVLDAPEPLTDSEANFELELPRTRLLSALAWRQCPRPEPGPDQVEVRMQVIGLNYKDPLKVIGLLGERELAPTYFGTVPGMEGVGAVVRVGAEVAGVSVGDLVAVAAKGMMRRFAIVDRQLAIPLPPDADPGYCTSTIAFGTAEYALLDLARLEPGETVLIHGAAGGVGTAAIQVAKALGARIIGTASSDERRAHILALGADHAVNSRSLDFVDDVLALTDGKGAEVVLSSAPGEILRQNFNAVAEFGRIVEVGKADIYTGGLLELANFDKNVAYYSMDLDRLVAVRPQRLAKLLQRVYEKVLAEIYRPLPYLMFETEEVGKAFEEVIRSTRPARIALRMDSPEPPVRPYLPEIEIHSDATYLVTGGFGGFGMATGRWLVLRGARRLVLLGRGGASTQEARRQLEAWRTVGIEVIEELVDVTDADTVADVVARAHSVEHPLRGIFHAAGSVADNRLEQMEHEQLAKVYLPKVHGARALHRAVTEAGIRLDMFVLYSSGGSMYGIYGQYNYCAANVAVEALAEAWSRAGERALCIGWGHLSGATGGMAADETAVKYLDLVGFGPIDMADATAYLEQTLRLGETRAAIIPTDWAKLTGTFPQLTRTGRTIELAKASAKDTSELAQLRSELVEMDETKRGQFIARKMAEELAVVMGVPVDSIDMTVPVPELGLDSLMAVELGARVTKALGIDLMSLQMGRSFSLEQAGPKVAELILAAEPGQPQPIPDLPATNGATHDTAAANGSSAVATTAVPQH, from the coding sequence GTGTCGGATATCGCTATTGTTGGTATCGGCTGTCGATATGCGAGCGGAATAGATTCGCCCGATACATTCTGGGAATTCGTCGTCGATAAGCGCGACGGTGTCGTCGAGATTCCGCGGGACCGGTGGGATTACCGCCGGTACTACGATCCGGATCCACGCACGCCGGGCCGCAGCTACACCAAGCACGGCGCCTTCATGACGATCGATCCATGGGAGTTCGACCCGGACTTCTTCGGCATCTCGCCACGTGAGGCGACGGTGCTGGATCCACAGCAGCGCCTGATGTTGGAGGTGACCTGGGAGGCCCTCGACGACGCCGGCATGGCGGGCCAGGCGGCCGGTGCACCGGTCGGCGTGTACGTCGGCGGCTTCGTGGTGGACCAGTCGGTGATCGGCGTGGTGGGTCCGGCGCTGTTCCACACCGATATGCACACACCGGCCAGCGCGTCCTACACCATGCTGTCCAATCGAATCTCCTACGCACTCAACCTGACCGGTCCCGCACTCACCGTCGATACGGCGTGCTCGTCGTCGCTGGTCGCCTTCCATCTGGCCTGCCAGGCACTCGACAACGGCGACTGCACGGTGGCATTGGCGGGCGGCGTGAATGTGATGCTGCAGCCGGAGACATTCGTGCTGATGTGCAAGGGCAGCTTCCTGGCAGCCGACGGCCGCTGCAAATCCTTCGACGCCGCCGCCGACGGTTACGGCCGCGGCGAGGGCGCGGGCATGGTGGTGCTGAAGAAACTCGACGATGCGGTGCGCGACGGTGATCGCATCTACGCCGTGGTCAAGGCCACGGGCTCCAATCAGGACGGGCGGACAACGGCAATCACGGTGCCGAACGCCGATTCCCAAGAAGCGCTGGCACGTTCGGTACGCACGCGCGCCGGCCTGTCCCCGGACGACATCACCTACGTGGAGGCACACGGCACCGGAACCCTGGTCGGTGACCCGGTCGAATTGCGCGCACTGGGTCGTGCGTTCGGTGCTCCGGCGGGACGTTCGAGCATTCTCGGCGTCGGTTCGGTCAAGGCGACACTCGGTCATACCGAGGCCGCGGCCGGAGTCGCGAGTGTGATCAAGGCGGCGTTGGCGATTCGGCATCGCACAATTCCGCCACAGGGCTGGCTGGACAAGGCCAATCCGGATATTCCGTTCGACGAGTTGGGCTTGCGCGTGCAGGTGGACGCCGAACGGCTGGCGCCGGATGCCGCTCCGATGACAATCGCGGTCAATGGTTTCGGATACGGCGGCACCAACGCGCACGCGATCCTGCAGGAGTACCGGGCGGAACGGGTACCGCCGAAACCGGGACACCATCATGGCATCCTGCCCATTTCGGCCCGCAGCACCGGTGCTGCTCGAGCCCTCGCCGGGCGTTTCGCCGACCTGATCAGCGCGGGTGCCGATCCGGATCACCTGGCCGAGGCCGCGTGGACGCGGTTGGCCCACCATCACTACCGCACCGGCGTCCTGGTCGGCGAAACCGAAGACCTGGTCAGGGATCTGCGGCAGTACGCCGCCGGCGCGGGCCGGGACGCGGTGCGCACCGTTGTCTCACACAACAACGAGCCGGTGTTCGTATTCTCCGGTATGGGCCCGCAGTGGTGGGGTATGGCGCGCGAATTGCTTTGTGCCGGTGGAATATTCGCCGAGAGCGCAGAGCGAATCGATGCGGAGTTCTGCGCGGTCTCGGGTTGGTCCATTATCGAGGAGCTGCTCCGGGCCGAGGGGGAGTCGCGTGTGACCAGCACCGAGGTGGCGCAACCGGCCAACTTCCTGGTGCAGGTCGCTTTGGTGGATGAGCTTGCGCAATACGGGATTTCGCCCGCCGCCGTGGTCGGTCACAGTGTGGGCGAGGTGTCGGCGGCCTGTGTGAGCGGGATGCTGACGCTGCCGGAGGCCGTCCGGGTCGCCTATCACCGAGCCCGATTGCAGGCGACCACCGCCGGATCGGGCGGCATGCTCGCGGTCGGACTGACGCCCGAGCGGGCCCGCGAATTCGTCGGTGACGATCCGCGCGTGGATATCGCCGCGATCAACAGCGGGAACTCCCTCACCTTGTCCGGGGATGTCGACCGGCTCGACGAGATCGCCGAAAAGCTCACCGAGGATGCGGCTTTCGCGCGTCGGCTGCGTGTGGAGGTGCCATATCACAGCCGATTGATGGATCCGATCCTGGACGAGCTGCGTACGGAACTCGCGGATCTGTCGCCGCGGCCGCCGCGCGTACCGCTGTATTCCACCGTGACCGGCGACCTCGTCACCAACGCCGAGTGGGACGCCGAGTACTGGTGCGCGAATGTCCGTCAGCCGGTGCGGTTCTTCGATGCCATCACCAAGGTGATCGCCGCGGGCAGTCGGGTATTCCTGGAGATCGGGCCGCATCCCGTGCTGTCGGGCAATATTCGCGAGGCGCTGCTCGACGCGGATGTACCCGGCACCACGGTTGCGACGCTCGATCGTAAGGAGCCGGATTCGGCCAGCATCCGTCGCACGCTGATCGGGCTCTACGGGGCCGGTGTACTGAATCAGGAGGTGCTGTTCCCGGCCGACCGTCCGGCCGCCGCACACGTGCCGCTCCCCCGCTATCCGTGGCAGCGGACACGGTTGCATTCGACGCTCCCGCTTTTCGAGCAGGCCAGGCTCGGTACTCCGGACAGCTACGCAATGCTCGGCGATCCGGATGTGGAGGGCCGATCGGACTGGCTGTTGCAGGTAGGTCCGGAATTGCTGCCCTGGCTGGCCGATCACGTTGTCAACGGGGTGCGGATCATGCCGGGCGCGGCATATCTCGATGCCGCGCTCAGTGCGACCGCTACCAGGTTGGGCGTCAAACGGGTTGCACTGGAACAGGTTCGGTTCGTCGCGCCACTGATCATGGGCGCACCGGATGTGCCGCTCATGGCATTGAGCGTCGAGGAGTCCAGCGGACGGTTCCTGATCAGATCGCGCAATGCCACCGGGACGGCGTGGACCGTGCACTCGTTCGGCCGGACACTGACCGGCAGCCACGCACCGACGAAAGCCACCGTTCCGACCATCGATGTCGGCATCGACATCGAACCGGAGATGTTCTACTCCGGCCTGGCGGCGGCGGGCCTGCAGTACGGCCCAGCCTTCCAGCGCGTGACCTCGGTGCGGGTCGGCAAGGACGCCGTGGTCGCTACGGTTGACGGCACGATCGCCGCGGACTCCGGACATCTCGCGCATCCGGCGGTAGTCGATGCCGCGATGCAGACCGCGGCGCTGCTGTTCGCCGACGAGCGGATCAATGAGGGCATTATGGTGCCCGTCGGGGTGGCGGCGGTCCGGTTGCTCGCGCCGATTCCCGACCAGATCACGGTCGTCGCGCGCCGCGATCCGCGGGCGCGGCTGCGCGCCGATGTAGACCTGCTCGACGGTGACGAGAATCTGGTGCTGCGGTTGACCGGACTGCAGATCGGTGCGCTGAAGCCGGGCGACGACCCACTGCACCGCATGGCCGATTTCTATTACGCCGACACCATGCAACAGCGCGAACCCATCGATCCGGCCGCATTGGGCGATACCGGTTCGGCTGCCACGGTGGTCGTCGCGATCGGAAAGAGCAGCCGCGCCGAGCAATTGGCGGAAGCGATCCCGGAATCGCGGCTCTACCTGGTCGATCCGGCCGGGCCGGAGCTTGCGGCGGAACTGGTGACGCACCTGCTGGCCGCTCGGACGGCGGAAGTGCAGCGGCTGCACGTCTGTGTGGTCGTCGGTACCGTCGAGGACGATCTCGCGGACCTGTGGACGCTCAAGCGGATCGCGGTCGCCGTCCACGAATTCGCCAACCCACCGTCGTCGGACGGCGCGCCGCAGACGGTCTTCGGCGACGGTTCGGCCCACGTCACCCTGGTAACCGAGCGCGCATTCACATTGCCGGACAGTGCGATCGCGCCGGATTCTCGACAGGCCGCGCTGGCCGGGGCGCGACGGGTGCTATTGAACGAGCAGACATCCTTGCGGTGGCGACTCATCGATGTCTCGCCTGATACCACCATCGCCGAGCTGCTCGCGGAATTGGCTGTGCCCGGGGCATTTTCGCACGACAACGCCGATGAGGTGCTGCTGCGCGACGGCAAACGCTGGGTGCCCGTGGTGACCAAACCGCTGTCGGAGCGTCTCGAGGTGCTCGATGCCCCGGAGCCGCTCACCGATTCGGAGGCCAATTTCGAGCTCGAACTCCCCCGAACCCGGCTGCTGTCGGCGCTGGCCTGGCGGCAGTGCCCGCGCCCGGAACCGGGTCCCGATCAGGTCGAGGTCCGCATGCAGGTCATCGGGCTGAATTACAAGGATCCACTCAAGGTCATCGGCCTGCTCGGCGAAAGAGAGCTGGCACCAACGTATTTCGGTACGGTGCCCGGTATGGAGGGCGTCGGCGCCGTGGTGCGGGTCGGCGCCGAGGTAGCGGGCGTATCCGTCGGCGACCTGGTCGCCGTCGCGGCCAAGGGCATGATGCGACGCTTCGCGATCGTCGATCGACAGCTGGCCATTCCGCTGCCGCCCGATGCGGACCCCGGATACTGCACCAGCACCATCGCCTTCGGCACCGCCGAATACGCACTGCTGGATCTGGCCCGATTGGAGCCAGGTGAGACGGTACTGATCCACGGAGCCGCCGGTGGCGTCGGGACGGCCGCCATCCAGGTCGCCAAGGCACTGGGTGCGCGGATCATCGGTACGGCGAGTTCCGATGAGCGGCGGGCACATATCCTCGCCCTGGGCGCCGATCACGCGGTGAACTCGCGGTCGCTCGACTTCGTCGACGATGTGCTGGCCCTGACCGACGGCAAGGGGGCCGAGGTGGTGCTCAGCAGCGCGCCCGGGGAGATCCTGCGCCAGAACTTCAATGCCGTCGCCGAATTCGGGCGCATCGTCGAGGTCGGCAAGGCCGATATCTATACCGGCGGGCTGCTGGAACTGGCCAATTTCGACAAGAACGTGGCCTATTACTCGATGGATCTGGACCGCCTCGTCGCGGTCCGTCCGCAGCGGCTGGCAAAGCTGCTGCAGCGGGTGTACGAGAAGGTCCTCGCGGAGATCTATCGGCCGCTGCCGTACCTGATGTTCGAGACCGAGGAGGTGGGCAAGGCCTTCGAGGAGGTGATTCGATCGACACGGCCGGCCCGGATCGCACTGCGCATGGATTCGCCGGAGCCGCCCGTGCGGCCGTACCTGCCCGAAATCGAGATACATTCCGACGCAACATATCTCGTCACCGGCGGCTTCGGCGGATTCGGGATGGCGACCGGTCGCTGGCTGGTACTGCGCGGCGCGCGCCGGCTGGTTCTGCTCGGCCGGGGCGGTGCGAGTACCCAGGAGGCGCGACGGCAGCTCGAGGCTTGGCGCACGGTCGGCATCGAGGTGATCGAGGAACTGGTCGATGTGACCGACGCCGACACGGTCGCCGATGTAGTGGCCCGCGCCCATAGCGTCGAGCACCCGCTGCGCGGCATCTTCCACGCGGCCGGCTCGGTGGCCGATAACCGGCTCGAGCAGATGGAACACGAACAACTGGCCAAGGTGTACCTGCCGAAGGTGCATGGTGCGCGCGCCCTGCATCGTGCGGTCACCGAGGCGGGTATCCGGCTGGATATGTTCGTGCTGTATTCCTCCGGCGGATCGATGTACGGGATCTACGGCCAATACAACTACTGCGCGGCCAATGTGGCGGTCGAGGCGCTGGCCGAAGCGTGGTCCAGGGCCGGCGAGCGGGCGCTGTGCATCGGCTGGGGCCACCTTTCGGGGGCGACCGGGGGGATGGCCGCCGACGAAACGGCCGTCAAATACCTCGACCTGGTCGGCTTCGGACCGATCGATATGGCCGATGCCACCGCCTATTTGGAACAAACACTGCGACTGGGCGAAACGCGGGCGGCGATCATCCCCACCGACTGGGCAAAGCTCACCGGGACCTTCCCCCAGCTGACCCGCACCGGTCGGACCATCGAACTGGCCAAGGCCTCCGCCAAGGACACCTCCGAATTGGCTCAGCTGCGGTCCGAACTCGTCGAGATGGATGAAACCAAGCGTGGACAGTTCATTGCCCGCAAGATGGCCGAGGAACTCGCCGTGGTCATGGGCGTGCCGGTGGATTCGATCGATATGACGGTGCCGGTGCCCGAACTCGGACTGGACTCGCTGATGGCGGTGGAACTGGGCGCCCGCGTCACCAAAGCCCTCGGCATAGACCTGATGTCGCTGCAGATGGGTCGATCGTTCAGCCTGGAACAGGCCGGTCCGAAGGTGGCCGAGTTGATTCTGGCCGCCGAGCCCGGCCAGCCACAGCCGATTCCGGATCTGCCGGCGACCAATGGGGCCACACACGACACCGCGGCCGCGAACGGATCGAGCGCCGTGGCAACGACGGCCGTACCGCAGCACTGA
- a CDS encoding condensation domain-containing protein: protein MVDFGLIDEWNPAPGRLVTWVAAPESVTRAAQAPVHPAPPSHQQEQYLRLADRHAAADFRYSGLCLVTAEIPMGNLDRDAMTRVINAFLLRHDTFRTWFAIDSDGTVRRHLVAPDVVDFVPIDYGRLDDAEAIREHVQKTTPGPFQWDCFTFGAIEHGESTTVYLAVDHLHTDGLGQYLSCFDLAHLYAQQVWSAVEDLPPAASYLDYCVMERQYTAAMTLASHGVRKWLELIRGNDGELPSFPLDLGKRTDGYNRSAHRSITLMDEDDARRFEKICRENDAEFVGGVFAAAALAERELVDGDYYFGMTPISTRTSPAERASVGWYVSLVPVAFPIGTSSFARAVSIAQRAYENGIRLAPTSFHRVLELLPADTDIKAGPGWSTPMISYVDARDFIGHEFFGEVRGGVYANRAASEEVLVWINRLPTGTSLSVIYPDTPVAHESVDRYVSAMRAVFASVLGTT, encoded by the coding sequence GTGGTCGATTTCGGGCTCATCGACGAATGGAACCCGGCCCCTGGTCGGCTGGTCACCTGGGTTGCCGCACCGGAATCGGTGACGCGGGCCGCGCAGGCGCCCGTCCACCCCGCGCCGCCGTCACATCAGCAGGAGCAGTATCTGCGCCTGGCCGATCGGCACGCCGCCGCCGACTTCCGCTACTCCGGATTGTGTCTGGTCACGGCCGAGATACCGATGGGTAATCTCGACCGGGATGCGATGACGCGCGTCATCAATGCATTCCTCCTGCGCCACGACACCTTTCGGACCTGGTTCGCCATCGATTCCGATGGAACGGTGCGGCGGCACCTGGTCGCCCCCGATGTAGTCGACTTCGTGCCGATCGACTACGGCCGCCTCGATGACGCCGAAGCCATCCGCGAACATGTGCAGAAGACGACACCCGGTCCGTTCCAATGGGATTGCTTCACCTTCGGCGCGATCGAGCACGGTGAGTCGACCACGGTTTACCTGGCCGTCGACCATCTGCACACCGACGGGCTCGGACAATATCTGTCCTGTTTCGACCTGGCCCACCTCTACGCCCAGCAGGTCTGGTCGGCCGTCGAGGACTTGCCCCCGGCCGCAAGCTATCTCGACTACTGCGTCATGGAACGCCAGTACACCGCCGCGATGACGCTCGCCTCGCACGGCGTTCGAAAATGGCTGGAGCTGATCCGCGGCAATGACGGCGAATTGCCGTCGTTCCCTCTGGATCTCGGTAAGCGAACCGATGGCTACAACCGCAGCGCCCATCGCAGTATCACTTTAATGGACGAGGACGACGCACGGCGGTTCGAAAAGATCTGTCGTGAGAACGATGCCGAATTCGTCGGTGGCGTCTTCGCTGCGGCGGCGCTGGCCGAACGCGAACTCGTCGACGGCGACTATTACTTCGGCATGACACCGATCAGCACCCGCACGTCCCCGGCGGAGCGCGCCTCGGTCGGCTGGTATGTGTCACTTGTTCCGGTGGCCTTCCCGATCGGCACCTCCAGCTTCGCCCGCGCCGTGTCCATTGCGCAGCGGGCCTATGAAAACGGTATTCGGCTGGCACCCACGTCATTTCACCGTGTGCTGGAGTTGCTGCCCGCCGATACCGATATCAAGGCTGGGCCGGGTTGGTCGACGCCGATGATCTCGTATGTGGACGCGCGCGACTTTATCGGGCACGAATTCTTCGGTGAGGTGCGCGGCGGCGTGTACGCCAATCGCGCTGCGTCCGAAGAGGTTCTGGTGTGGATCAACCGGCTGCCGACGGGGACGTCGTTGAGCGTCATCTATCCCGATACCCCGGTGGCGCACGAATCGGTGGATCGCTATGTGTCCGCGATGCGGGCGGTATTCGCGTCGGTCCTCGGTACTACGTGA
- a CDS encoding alpha/beta hydrolase family protein — MCCGPRLAALCTAAVLACSGGIALADSASDSDTPIPVRALATARQAPDGSRMLAAAHGPGRVLDLTVYSEAMGRTVSIEVLPAVDNSKPAPVLYLLNGFDGGTDTGVWSDGSNWLTKTDVERFFADKQVTVVMPVGGGGTFFADWQVDDPVIGRQRWTTFLTGELPSIIDSAFRGTGANAIAGLSMASSAVFRLAIAAPGLYRAIGSYSGCVRTSDLLGQAMVNAVVTARRGNPLNLWGPPTDPAWDANDPYLHADQLRGTTIYVSTGTGQPGPLDTLDGPGINANPVKLLDQVFIGGVLDAITAGCTEQLRDRLRELAIPATFDFRRTGTHSWGYWQEDLHNSWPVFSAALGQ; from the coding sequence GTGTGCTGTGGCCCGCGTTTGGCCGCGCTGTGCACGGCCGCCGTCCTCGCGTGTTCGGGCGGTATCGCGCTCGCGGATTCCGCATCGGACTCGGACACGCCGATTCCGGTGCGTGCCTTGGCGACCGCGCGGCAGGCACCCGATGGGTCACGAATGCTCGCCGCGGCGCATGGTCCGGGGCGAGTACTCGATCTGACCGTGTATTCCGAGGCGATGGGGCGGACCGTTTCCATCGAAGTCCTTCCTGCGGTGGACAATTCGAAACCGGCACCCGTCTTGTATCTGCTCAATGGTTTCGACGGCGGTACTGATACCGGGGTCTGGAGCGACGGCAGCAATTGGCTCACCAAGACCGATGTCGAGCGGTTCTTCGCCGATAAGCAGGTCACAGTGGTGATGCCGGTCGGAGGCGGTGGCACCTTTTTCGCCGATTGGCAGGTGGACGATCCGGTGATCGGCAGGCAGCGCTGGACCACCTTTCTCACCGGGGAACTGCCGTCGATCATCGACTCGGCATTTCGCGGTACGGGCGCCAATGCCATTGCGGGGCTTTCGATGGCGAGTTCGGCGGTATTCCGACTCGCCATCGCCGCGCCCGGTCTCTACCGTGCCATCGGTTCCTATAGCGGTTGTGTGCGCACCAGTGACCTGCTGGGCCAGGCGATGGTGAATGCCGTTGTGACCGCTCGTCGCGGCAATCCGCTCAATCTGTGGGGTCCGCCCACCGATCCGGCGTGGGACGCCAACGATCCCTATCTACATGCCGACCAGCTGCGTGGTACGACCATCTACGTATCCACCGGCACCGGGCAGCCGGGACCGCTCGACACCCTGGACGGACCGGGTATCAATGCGAATCCGGTGAAACTCCTGGACCAAGTGTTCATCGGTGGTGTGTTGGATGCCATTACCGCGGGCTGTACCGAACAACTGCGTGATCGACTCCGGGAGTTGGCTATTCCGGCCACCTTCGATTTCCGGCGCACCGGCACGCATTCCTGGGGATATTGGCAGGAGGACTTGCACAATTCGTGGCCGGTATTCAGTGCGGCGCTGGGTCAATGA
- a CDS encoding TetR/AcrR family transcriptional regulator: protein MVRLTRAQQQDATRRKVLAAAKSEFAQRGFRGATVDGIAERADMTRGAVYSNFPGKRALYLAVLAHEAEQAPAPAAGAKADTPAAALSAFASTWLEQLPRSSQYEYSEDEQFTSPALSVDFVPEVLMSEQIRRPFAQLLALDALLLAVSLRAISQPTSAPLEGFIASAESVLTILYGTTQLSYVAPEFTDPARAIALCEQVALLGGVKTPNPPYPTDARVTRVDEPWEPPSCIDRVRADSARLDGDGLIAVIGMHRIATIEAALSIWPEHTDITLALVSDHPAELAPLARLAIADICRSLRHAFPVAALPRLQVIVDDAGTLAAACGFDRVDDNSEFAVLVENGRITTRAEGRGAGKAAATEYASSSAPDRA, encoded by the coding sequence ATGGTTCGTCTGACGAGGGCACAGCAGCAGGACGCCACCCGCAGAAAGGTGTTGGCCGCGGCCAAGTCCGAGTTCGCGCAGCGCGGATTCCGCGGCGCGACGGTCGACGGCATCGCCGAGCGCGCGGATATGACGCGGGGTGCGGTCTATTCCAATTTTCCGGGCAAACGGGCGCTATATCTCGCGGTGCTCGCACACGAAGCCGAACAGGCTCCCGCGCCCGCCGCCGGCGCGAAGGCAGACACACCGGCCGCCGCGCTCAGCGCGTTCGCCAGCACCTGGCTCGAGCAACTGCCGCGGTCGAGCCAGTATGAGTACAGCGAGGACGAGCAGTTCACCTCCCCCGCACTCAGCGTCGATTTCGTACCCGAAGTCCTGATGAGCGAACAGATCCGGCGGCCGTTCGCACAGTTGCTCGCACTCGACGCGCTGCTGCTCGCCGTATCGCTGAGGGCAATCAGCCAACCCACGTCCGCACCGCTGGAAGGTTTCATCGCCAGTGCCGAATCCGTGCTGACGATCCTGTACGGGACGACCCAGCTGTCCTACGTCGCGCCCGAATTCACCGATCCGGCACGGGCCATCGCGCTATGCGAACAGGTCGCACTACTCGGCGGTGTGAAGACGCCGAACCCGCCGTACCCGACCGACGCGCGCGTCACTCGGGTCGACGAGCCTTGGGAACCGCCGAGCTGCATCGATCGCGTACGCGCGGACTCGGCTCGGCTCGACGGCGACGGCCTGATCGCCGTCATCGGCATGCACCGGATCGCCACCATCGAAGCGGCGCTATCGATCTGGCCCGAGCACACCGATATCACGCTGGCGCTGGTGAGCGATCATCCCGCGGAACTCGCACCGCTGGCGCGGCTGGCGATCGCGGATATCTGCCGGTCATTGCGCCATGCGTTTCCGGTCGCGGCGCTACCTCGGCTACAGGTGATCGTCGATGATGCCGGAACACTCGCGGCCGCATGCGGATTCGACCGGGTCGACGACAATTCCGAGTTCGCGGTCCTCGTCGAGAACGGCCGCATCACGACGCGGGCCGAGGGCCGGGGCGCAGGTAAAGCCGCCGCAACCGAATACGCCAGCTCATCGGCTCCGGACCGAGCGTAA
- a CDS encoding TetR/AcrR family transcriptional regulator: protein MGRQSRAALQQRNRDRVLAAAKAEFAERGFRGATVDDIAERADLTRGAVYSNFAGKRALYLAVLAAEAEGAPELLDGRPARTPVAAIGRFARTWVDRLPGSANYPVAGVSQLHSPMLAHDLIPELVVDECLRGSFVQLIKLDAILLGLALAGLDGSGGSVLPGRWLGIAESVITLLYGATQLSFVAPEFVDRAKVIAACEQMVHHRIDDTTRATADTVAVAGVDEPWTPPPCRDLVHTVAADLSGVNVVAVLGMNKLGAVADILRDQPSGGRTTIAMATADGTEVAQLARLAVSDISRSLRAAFPCPAVPGMQVVLDESGKLARACGVDIVDDDTESAVYIDGEQIVARAKGAGACQALAKTFGTLEDLRSVRSR from the coding sequence ATGGGTCGTCAGAGCAGAGCCGCATTGCAGCAACGCAATCGCGACCGGGTCCTAGCGGCGGCCAAGGCGGAATTCGCCGAACGCGGTTTTCGCGGCGCGACCGTGGATGACATCGCCGAGCGTGCGGACCTCACCCGCGGCGCGGTGTACTCCAACTTCGCTGGTAAGCGGGCGTTGTACTTGGCGGTGCTGGCCGCGGAGGCCGAGGGGGCGCCGGAACTGCTGGATGGTCGCCCGGCGCGGACCCCGGTGGCGGCCATCGGCCGATTCGCCCGGACCTGGGTCGACCGGCTCCCCGGTTCGGCAAACTATCCGGTCGCCGGGGTCTCGCAGCTGCACTCACCGATGCTGGCGCACGACCTCATCCCCGAACTCGTCGTCGACGAATGTCTGCGCGGCTCGTTCGTGCAGCTGATCAAACTGGACGCCATCCTCCTCGGCTTGGCGCTGGCGGGCCTCGACGGCAGTGGCGGGTCCGTACTGCCCGGCCGTTGGCTCGGCATCGCCGAATCGGTGATCACTCTGCTCTACGGCGCGACCCAATTATCTTTCGTCGCACCGGAATTCGTGGACCGAGCGAAAGTGATCGCCGCATGCGAGCAGATGGTGCACCACCGGATCGACGACACCACCCGGGCTACGGCGGACACCGTCGCGGTGGCGGGCGTCGACGAACCTTGGACGCCACCGCCTTGCCGCGACCTGGTCCACACCGTGGCTGCGGATCTCTCGGGCGTAAACGTTGTTGCCGTACTCGGGATGAACAAGCTCGGCGCCGTCGCAGATATCCTGCGTGACCAGCCCAGCGGAGGTCGCACCACGATCGCGATGGCCACCGCTGACGGAACGGAGGTGGCACAGCTGGCTCGCCTCGCGGTCAGCGATATCAGCCGGTCGCTGCGCGCCGCATTTCCGTGCCCTGCGGTTCCCGGCATGCAGGTGGTTCTGGACGAATCCGGCAAACTCGCACGGGCGTGCGGGGTCGATATCGTCGATGACGACACCGAGAGTGCGGTCTACATCGACGGCGAACAGATCGTGGCGCGGGCGAAGGGCGCGGGTGCCTGTCAGGCGCTGGCGAAAACGTTCGGCACCCTCGAAGACTTACGCTCGGTCCGGAGCCGATGA